In Pomacea canaliculata isolate SZHN2017 linkage group LG12, ASM307304v1, whole genome shotgun sequence, a single genomic region encodes these proteins:
- the LOC112553475 gene encoding ubiquitin-conjugating enzyme E2 C-like, producing MSSHRTGPQNAPQRQKGTKTAASKDNHSVTKRLQQELRSLMLSADPGVSAFPDGDNLFKWIGTIEGGKGTVYEGLAYKLTMDFPSGYPYEAPTVKFTTPCFHPNVDHHGNICLDILKDKWSALYEVRTVLLSIQSLLGEPNNDSPLNTYAADLWSNQEQYRKELLEKYEKDVRSKQSS from the exons ATGAGTTCTCATCGAACTGGCCCGCAGAATGCTCCACAGAGGCAAAAGGGGACAAAAACTGCAGCTTCTAAAGACAACCATTCAGTAACAAAAAG ATTACAGCAAGAACTTCGCAGTTTAATG CTGTCGGCAGATCCAGGTGTATCAGCTTTTCCAGATGGAGACAACTTGTTTAAGTGGATTGGCACAATTGAAGGAGGCAAAGGAACT gTTTATGAGGGTCTTGCCTACAAGCTGACAATGGACTTTCCCAGTGGTTATCCTTATGAGGCCCCTACAGTGAAGTTTACCACACCGTGTTTTCATCCCAATGTGGATCATCATGGCAACATTTGCCTGGacattttgaaagataaatGGTCTGCTCTGTATGAAGTTCGCACAGTTCTTCTGTCTATACAGAGTCTTCTAGGAG AGCCCAACAACGACAGTCCTCTTAACACATATGCAGCAGATTTGTGGTCTAACCAAGAACAATATAGAAAAGAGCTATTAGAAAAGTACGAGAAGGATGTTCGCAGCAAGCAGTCGTCATGA